In one Streptomyces venezuelae genomic region, the following are encoded:
- a CDS encoding LamB/YcsF family protein: MNAPLIDLNADLGEGFGRWHLTDDEELLSVVTSANVACGFHAGDPATMRRVCDRAAERGVRIGAQVSYRDLAGFGRRAMDVPAAELAAEVAYQIGALEVFARAAGTRVSYVKPHGALYNRAVHDEEQARAVVEGVLLADAALPVLGLPGSSLLKTADKAGLPVVTEAFADRAYTDEGTLVPRTQEGAVVTDADSVVSRSVKMARSGVVTTLGGRQIEVRARSLCLHGDTPGAVELARRVRAELAAAGVRVAAFA, encoded by the coding sequence ATGAACGCGCCCCTGATCGATCTCAACGCCGACCTCGGCGAGGGCTTCGGCCGCTGGCACCTGACCGACGACGAGGAACTGCTGTCCGTCGTCACCAGCGCCAACGTGGCCTGTGGGTTCCACGCCGGGGACCCGGCCACCATGCGCCGGGTGTGCGACCGCGCCGCCGAGCGCGGGGTGCGGATCGGTGCGCAGGTGTCCTACCGGGACCTGGCGGGCTTCGGGCGGCGTGCCATGGACGTGCCCGCCGCGGAGCTGGCGGCCGAAGTGGCGTACCAGATCGGCGCCTTGGAGGTGTTCGCCCGCGCGGCGGGCACGCGCGTGTCGTACGTGAAACCGCACGGCGCGCTCTACAACCGCGCCGTCCACGACGAGGAACAGGCCCGCGCGGTCGTCGAGGGCGTACTGCTCGCCGACGCCGCGCTGCCCGTCCTGGGGCTGCCCGGATCGTCTCTCCTGAAGACCGCGGACAAGGCCGGGCTGCCCGTCGTCACCGAGGCGTTCGCGGACCGCGCCTACACCGACGAGGGCACTCTGGTTCCACGCACCCAGGAAGGGGCGGTCGTCACGGACGCGGACTCCGTCGTCTCGCGGTCCGTCAAAATGGCCCGCTCCGGTGTCGTCACCACCCTCGGGGGCCGCCAGATCGAGGTCCGCGCGCGGTCGCTGTGTCTGCACGGCGACACCCCGGGCGCGGTGGAGCTGGCCCGTCGGGTGCGGGCCGAGCTGGCGGCGGCGGGCGTGCGCGTGGCGGCGTTCGCATGA
- a CDS encoding putative hydro-lyase: MNRETRATPSIRSAKKARAAFRAGDTSPTSGWAAGFTQANLISVPADWAYEMLLFCQRNPKPCPVLDVTDAGSWATPLAPGADLRTDLPLYRVWEHGEMTAEPTDVVDHWRDDLVTFLIGCSFTFEWALADAGVPLRHIEQGRNVPMYVTDRPCRPAGRLHGPMVVSMRPVPPGRLADAIRESSLMPAVHGSPVHCGDPGGLGIQHLDRPDFGDAVTVEPDDIPVFWACGVTPQAAVMASRPPFAITHAPGRMFVTDARDEQYRVV, from the coding sequence GTGAACCGCGAGACGCGCGCCACGCCGTCGATCCGCAGCGCCAAGAAGGCGCGCGCCGCCTTCCGCGCGGGCGACACCAGCCCCACCTCGGGGTGGGCCGCGGGCTTCACGCAGGCCAACCTCATCTCGGTGCCCGCCGACTGGGCCTACGAGATGCTCCTGTTCTGCCAGCGCAACCCGAAGCCCTGCCCGGTCCTCGACGTCACGGACGCGGGCTCCTGGGCCACTCCGCTCGCCCCGGGCGCCGATCTCCGCACCGATCTGCCGCTCTACCGTGTGTGGGAGCACGGCGAGATGACCGCCGAGCCCACGGACGTGGTCGACCACTGGCGCGACGACCTGGTGACGTTCCTCATCGGCTGCAGTTTCACCTTCGAGTGGGCGCTCGCCGACGCCGGCGTCCCGCTGCGCCACATCGAGCAGGGCCGCAACGTCCCGATGTACGTCACCGACCGCCCCTGCCGCCCCGCAGGCCGCCTGCACGGCCCGATGGTGGTGTCGATGCGCCCCGTGCCGCCGGGGAGGCTCGCGGACGCCATCAGGGAGAGCTCGCTGATGCCCGCGGTGCACGGCAGCCCGGTGCACTGCGGCGACCCCGGCGGGCTCGGCATCCAGCACCTGGACCGCCCCGACTTCGGCGACGCGGTGACCGTCGAGCCCGACGACATCCCGGTGTTCTGGGCGTGCGGGGTGACCCCTCAGGCGGCGGTGATGGCATCACGGCCGCCCTTCGCGATCACCCACGCGCCGGGCCGGATGTTCGTCACCGACGCCCGGGACGAGCAGTACCGCGTGGTGTGA
- a CDS encoding GntR family transcriptional regulator gives MAEGMGDVNGLADDRALLGRTSTAERVSDILRSRIAAGFFPPGTRLSEDSIGGALGVSRNTLREAFRLLTHERLLEHQLNRGVFVRMLTDEDVGDIYRTRALVECAVVRGLGEPPYAVDGLADAVSDGRRAARAGDWKGVSTANIDFHRELVALAGSERTDELMRSVFAELRLAFHVVDDPRRLHEPYIARNGQILEALREGRRDDAETLLVEYLDDSRRRVVDAYGQRAAGDHG, from the coding sequence ATGGCGGAGGGGATGGGTGACGTGAACGGACTGGCCGACGACCGCGCGCTCCTGGGGCGCACGAGCACGGCGGAGCGGGTCTCGGACATCCTGCGGAGCCGCATCGCCGCGGGCTTCTTCCCGCCCGGGACTCGGCTCTCCGAGGACAGCATCGGCGGCGCGCTCGGCGTCTCCCGCAACACGCTCCGGGAGGCGTTCCGGCTGCTCACGCACGAGCGGCTCCTTGAGCACCAGCTCAATCGCGGGGTGTTCGTGCGGATGCTGACCGATGAGGATGTGGGGGACATCTACCGCACCCGTGCCCTCGTCGAGTGCGCGGTCGTACGCGGGCTCGGGGAACCGCCGTACGCCGTGGACGGGCTGGCCGACGCCGTATCCGACGGGCGGCGGGCCGCGCGGGCGGGCGACTGGAAAGGTGTGTCCACCGCCAACATCGACTTCCACCGGGAGCTCGTCGCTCTCGCGGGGAGCGAGCGCACCGACGAGCTGATGCGCAGCGTCTTCGCCGAACTGCGCCTCGCCTTCCACGTGGTGGACGACCCCCGGCGGCTCCACGAGCCCTACATCGCCCGCAACGGACAGATCCTGGAGGCGCTCCGGGAAGGCCGGCGCGACGACGCGGAGACGCTGCTCGTCGAGTACCTGGACGACTCGCGTCGGCGGGTGGTCGACGCGTACGGACAGCGGGCGGCGGGCGACCACGGCTGA
- a CDS encoding 5-oxoprolinase subunit B family protein yields the protein MRALPVGERALLVELSDGTEAQALHAELLRRRASGALRVREIVPAARTVLLDGLDEPGRVGAELPGWEIPPLPPRAGDVVEIPVRYDGPDLADVAAHWGVPVAEVARIHSAAEFRVAFCGFAPGFGYLTGLPERYEVPRRATPRTGVPAGSVALAGPYTGVYPRASPGGWQLIGSTDAVLWDHARVPAALLSPGVRVRFVPRPVVGT from the coding sequence ATGAGGGCCCTGCCGGTCGGCGAGCGGGCCCTGCTCGTCGAGCTCTCCGACGGCACCGAGGCCCAGGCCCTCCACGCGGAGCTGCTGCGCCGCCGCGCGTCGGGCGCCCTGCGGGTCCGGGAGATCGTTCCCGCGGCCCGTACGGTGCTCCTCGACGGTCTCGACGAGCCCGGCCGCGTCGGAGCGGAGCTGCCCGGCTGGGAGATCCCGCCGCTGCCCCCGCGCGCGGGAGACGTCGTGGAGATCCCGGTGAGGTACGACGGACCGGACCTCGCGGACGTGGCGGCGCACTGGGGCGTGCCCGTGGCCGAGGTGGCGCGCATCCACTCCGCCGCCGAATTCCGCGTCGCCTTCTGCGGCTTCGCACCCGGCTTCGGCTATCTCACCGGCCTGCCCGAGCGCTACGAGGTGCCGCGCCGGGCCACGCCCCGCACCGGCGTCCCCGCGGGCAGCGTCGCCCTGGCGGGCCCGTACACGGGCGTCTACCCGCGTGCGTCGCCCGGCGGCTGGCAGCTCATCGGCTCCACGGACGCCGTGCTGTGGGACCACGCGCGCGTGCCCGCCGCGCTGCTCTCCCCCGGCGTCCGCGTCCGCTTCGTGCCCCGTCCGGTAGTGGGGACGTGA
- a CDS encoding MFS transporter: MSTTPPPDTAAPAGPPSEHVEPFDDSGAFGWLRALGPRGRRAFAGAFGGYALDSYDYFTLPLSMVALAAYFGLDSGQTGLFTTVTLVVSAVGGAIAGVVADRIGRVKALMITVVTYAVFTVACGFAPNYETLLVFRALQGLGFGGEWAVGAILVAEYATAKNRGRTLGAIQSSWAVGWGLAVIVYTLVFQFLDDDVAWRVMFWTGALPALLVIYVRRNVHDAPEAAEERRKSADKGSFTAIFKPGLLRTTFFAVLLSTGVQGGYYTLATWVPTYLKSDRGLTVVGTGGYLTFLISGAFIGYLTGGYLTDKLGRKRNITLFAFLSAASILAYTNIPDGANGLLLVLGFPLGFCMSAIFSGFGSFLSELYPAAVRGTGQGFTYNTGRAIGAVFPTMVGFLADSWGVGGALVFGAIGYGLAVLALLGLPETRGRELL, encoded by the coding sequence ATGAGCACGACCCCACCGCCCGACACGGCCGCACCGGCAGGGCCACCCTCCGAACACGTCGAACCCTTTGACGACAGCGGTGCGTTCGGCTGGCTGCGCGCCCTCGGACCCCGCGGACGCCGCGCCTTCGCCGGCGCCTTCGGGGGCTACGCCCTCGACTCCTACGACTACTTCACGCTGCCACTGAGCATGGTCGCGCTCGCCGCGTACTTCGGCCTCGACAGCGGCCAGACCGGGCTCTTCACCACCGTCACCCTCGTCGTCTCCGCCGTGGGCGGCGCCATCGCGGGGGTGGTCGCCGACCGGATCGGCCGCGTCAAGGCCCTGATGATCACGGTCGTCACGTACGCGGTCTTCACGGTCGCGTGCGGTTTCGCACCCAACTACGAGACGCTGCTCGTTTTCCGTGCCCTCCAGGGGCTCGGATTCGGCGGCGAGTGGGCGGTCGGCGCGATCCTCGTCGCCGAGTACGCCACCGCCAAGAACCGCGGTCGCACCCTGGGCGCGATCCAGAGCTCCTGGGCCGTGGGCTGGGGGCTCGCGGTGATCGTCTACACCCTGGTGTTCCAGTTCCTGGACGACGACGTCGCCTGGCGCGTGATGTTCTGGACCGGTGCGCTGCCCGCACTCCTCGTGATCTACGTACGGCGCAACGTGCACGACGCGCCCGAGGCCGCCGAGGAACGGCGCAAGAGCGCGGACAAGGGATCCTTCACGGCCATCTTCAAGCCGGGCCTGCTGCGCACCACGTTCTTCGCGGTGCTCCTGTCCACCGGCGTGCAGGGTGGCTACTACACACTGGCCACCTGGGTGCCCACGTATCTCAAGAGCGATCGCGGGCTCACGGTCGTCGGCACCGGCGGCTATCTGACCTTCCTGATCTCCGGCGCCTTCATCGGCTATCTGACCGGCGGCTATCTCACCGACAAGCTCGGCAGGAAGCGGAACATCACGCTCTTCGCCTTCCTCTCGGCGGCCAGCATCCTCGCGTACACGAACATCCCGGACGGCGCCAACGGCCTTCTCCTTGTGCTCGGTTTTCCGCTGGGCTTCTGTATGTCGGCGATTTTCAGCGGCTTCGGCTCGTTCCTCAGCGAGTTGTACCCGGCCGCCGTCCGCGGCACAGGGCAGGGCTTCACGTACAACACGGGACGCGCGATCGGTGCCGTCTTCCCCACCATGGTCGGATTCCTCGCCGACAGCTGGGGCGTCGGCGGAGCGCTGGTCTTCGGAGCCATCGGTTACGGACTTGCCGTCCTGGCACTCCTCGGTCTGCCGGAGACGCGCGGAAGGGAACTCCTGTGA